The nucleotide window GGCCTCCCACACGCGCAGCACCGGCATGCCCGCGATCGGGGAGTCCGGCTCCTCGGCTGCAGGGTTGACCGTGTCATTGGCCCCGATGATGAGCACGACGTCCACCTCCCCGAAGTCGTCATTGACCTCATCCATCTCCAGGACGACGTCGTAGGGGACCTTGGCCTCGGCCAGCAGCACATTCATGTGCCCGGGCAGGCGGCCGGCCACCGGGTGGATGCCGAAGGTCACCTCCACGCCCTCGGCCTGCAGCATCTCGGTGAGCGTGGCCACCGGGTACTGGGCCTGGGCCACCGCCATGCCGTAGCCGGGGGTGATGACCACGCGCCGGGCGCTCTGCAGCAGGTGGGCCACGGAGGCGGCGTCGACCTCGTCGATCGGGCCGTCCTGACCACCGGCGGGCGCCGAGGAGCCCTCGGTGCCGAAGCCGCCCAGGATCACCGAGGCGAAGGAGCGGTTCATCGCCTGGCACATGAGGTAGGACAGGTAGGCGCCCGAGGAGCCCACCAGGGCCCCGGTGATGATGAGCAGGTCGTTGTTGATGGTGAACCCGGTCAGGGCCGAGGCCCATCCCGAGTAGGAGTTCATGATCGAGACCACCACAGGCATGTCCCCACCGCCGATCGCCACCACCAGGTGGATCCCCAGCAGGAGCGCGATGATCGTCATGGCCGCCAGGCAGGCCCAGGCGGCCGGGGAGCCCTCGGGCAGCAGCAGGAAGGCCACCAGCAGCGCCAGGCAGACCAGGAGCGCCACCAGGTTGAGCAGGTTGCGTCCCGGCAGGGTGATGGGCCGGCCCGGTACCCGCCCGGCGAGCTTGAGGGCCGCCAGGATCGAGCCGGTGAAGGTCACCGCCCCCACGAGCACCCCCAGGTAGACCTCGCCCAGGTGGAAGACCCCCAGGGCCTCAGCGGCCGGCTCGGGGGAGGCGTAGGAGTTCAGCCCCACGATGACGGCGGCCAGGCCCACGAGGCCGTTGAGCACGGCGATGAGCTGGGGCATGCCCGTCATGGCCACGCGCCTGGCCAAAGTCATGCCGATCACGGCCCCCAGGCCCAGCGCCAGGGCGATGAGCACAGCGGTGACCACCACCCCCTGACCGGGATCGGAGGTCAGGGCCATGCCGATGGCCGCCGCGACCGCCACCCCCATGCCGACCGCCCCGGCGATGTTCCCCGCCGCGGAGGTCTCATGGCGCGAGAGCCCCGCGGCGGCCAGGATGAACAGGATCGCCGCCGCGATATAGGCCAGGGCCACCGGCGAGGGCAGAGCGGGCAGGGCGGCAGCGGGCAGGGACGTGGCGGGCACGGCCTGCGCCCAGGCGGGCCCTGCGAGTGCGGTGAGCGTGGCAGGCATCGTCTCAGTCCTTCCTGAACATGGTGAGCATGCGGTGGGTGACCGCGAAGCCGCCGAAGACATTGACCGTGGCCAGCACGATGGCCACGAAGCTGACGGCGCTGATGAGCGGGTTGGCGCTGCCCACCTGGGAGATCGCGCCCACCAGGATGATCCCGGAGATCGCATTGGTCACCGACATCAGCGGGGTGTGCAGGGCGGGGGTGACATTGGAGATGACGTGGAAGCCCAGGATGACCGCCAGGGTTAGGACCACGTAGTGGCTGGCGGCCGCCGCCGGCGTCACCAGCACCAGGACTGCCGCCAGGGCAGCCACCAGGGCCAGGCCCGCGGTGCGGCGCCGTCGGCTGAGGGCCTGCTGGGCGGCCTCCTGCTCCCGGGCCTGCTGCAGCTCCTCGGGGGAGGGGCCCGTGGGCGCCGACGGCGCGGCCGAGACGCTGATGGGCGGCGGGGGCCACAGCACCGAGCCGTCGTGGACCACCGTCACCGAGCGCAGGATCTCGTCATCCAGGTCCAGGGCGAGGACGCCGTCCTTCCCGGGCGTCATCAGCGCCAGCAGGTTGACGATGTTCTGCCCGTAGAGCTGGGAGGCCTGGGCGGGCAGGCGCCCCGCCAGGTCCAGGAGCCCCACGATGGTCACCCCGCCGGGGGTGCGCACCACCTCGCCGGGCACGGTCAGCTCGGTGTTGCCGCCATTGGCGGCCGCCATGTCCACGATCACCGAGCCCGGGCGCATCGCCTCGATGGCGGCGCGCTCCAGCAGCAGGGGCGCCTGGCGGCCGGGGATGGAGGCGGTGGTGATGACGATGTCGGCCTGGGCCGCCTGCTGGGCGTACAGGGCGCGGGCCGCCGCCTCCTGATCGCTGCCCAGCTCCTTGGCGTAGCCGTCGGTGGAGACCTCCTGGGCGCCGGGCAGCGGCACGAACTGGGCCCCCATGGAGCGCACCTGGTCGGCCACCTCGGGGCGCACGTCGCTGCCGCGCACGATGGCGCCCAGGGAGTGGGCGGTGCCGATGGCTGAGAGCCCGGCGACCCCGGCGCCGATGACGTAGGCCTGCGCCGGGGGGAACTTGCCGGCGGCGGTGACCTGGCCGCTGAACAGACGCCCGAAGTGCGCCGCGGCCTCGATGACGGCCCGGTACCCGGCCAGGTTGGCCTGGGAGGAGAGCACGTCCATGGCCTGGGCGCGCGAGATCCGCGGGACGGCGTCGAGCGCCACGCCCGTCAGGCCCCGCTCGCGCAGGGACTCCAGCAGCTCGGGATGGCGGGCGGGATCCAACCGGCCGACGACCATGGCGCCCCGGCTCATGAGGTCCAGCTCCTCGGCGCTGGGAGTGCCGGTGCTCAGCACGATGTCGCAGCCCCAGACCTCGGCCCGCTCGGCCAGGCGGGCGCCGGCCTCCTCATAGGCCTCATCGGGGGCGCTGGCTCTCAGGCCCGCACCGCGCTCGACCAGGACCTCATGGCCCAGGCGCGAGAGCCTCTCGGCGGTCTGCGGGGTGGCGGAGACCAGGGGCCTGTCCGGTCGCTCGCAGGGGACTCCAATGCGCACGGCGCCTCCTCGGGGTTGATGGGAACGTATCCCGTCGGCTGGTGGGGAAACTGTACGGGCAGGGGGTAGGGTCGACAAGACGTCAATAGCCGGAACAGCCAGACCCTATCGACCGCATGTGACAGCGATGAGTCGAGGCAGGACGACGCGGCGGCGCCCCGAGACGGCGGGACCGGACGGCGGTCCGGGGCAGGGGCGGGCTCAGGGGCGGGCCATGGCCCAGCAGCGAGCGCCCCCGGTCATGCCGGCCTCATTGGGGACCACCACGACGTCCTCGCCGATCTTGGACAGCTGGTTGGCGGTGATGCGCCGCGAGTTGCCCCCGCCCAGGTAGAGGCGGTCCCACAGGTACATGGGTCGCAGGGCGTCGACGACGCGGCGCACCCGCCGGGACCAGTGGGCGTCACCGAGCCGCAGCCGCTCATGCTCCCCGATGTAGTCGTCGTAGGTCAGCCCCCAGCGCACCGGGCCCTGCGAGACCTCCACATGGGGGGCCAGCACGCCGTTGTCGAACACGGCGTTGCCCAGCCCCGTGCCCAGGGTGACGATCATCTCCAGCCCGTGCCCGGTGACCACCCCGGCGCCCGCGACCTCGGCGTCGTTGAGGACCAGGGCGGGGGCGCCCAGGGCCTGGCTGACGGCCCGTCCCATGTCGAAGCGGGCCCAGGCCTCCACCAGCTCGGGCAGCACCTTGGAGCGCGGGCCATCGCGGGTGATGTAGTGCGGGGTGGCCACGACCACCCCGTGGCGCAGCATCCCCGGCATGCCCACGGTGATGCGGTCGGCGGCGGGCAGCTGCTCGGCCAGGGAGGCGATGGTCTCGACCAGGGTGGTGGGCGGCAGGGGGTAGGGCGTGGGGGTGCGCACCGCCCGCGAGATGATCGCGCCCTCGGAGTCCAGGACGGAGGCCTTGATGCCGCCGCCCCCGCAGTCCACCGAGAGTGTTGTTGGAGAGGTCACGGGGCTGACGCTACCGCCTCCGGGGCCCGGCGTGGCGCGGTGAGGCACGGTGGGATCGGAGGGACATGGTGGCAGGCATGGTGAGATAGGCGCATGGCAGAGGCAGATCGGGCGGGCCGAGCAGACGATGCAGGCCGGGCAGACCCGGCAGACCGGGCAGGCCGCGCCGTCGGGGCGGGGCGGGTCGATGAGGAGGCCGGTGCAGGCGAGGCGGGCGGCGTCGCCGGGGGGCCCGAGGACGACGGCGCGGGCAGTGTCGCGGGCGGTGGGGCGGTCCGCATCCGCCTCGATCTGGCCTACGACGGCGGGGGCTTCAACGGCTGGGCCGCCCAGCCCGGGCTGCGCACGGTCGAGGGCGTGCTCACCAATGCCCTGACCACCGTGCTGCGCACCCCGGTGCGGCTGACCGTCGCCGGGCGCACCGACGCCGGCGTGCATGCCGCCGCCCAGGTCGCCCACCTCGACGTGACCGCCGAGGCCTGGCGGCTCCTGCCGGGCCGCTCCCAGCGCCCGCCCGGCGAGGCGCTCGTCACCCGCCTGGCCGGGGTCCTGGCCCGCGAGTCCCAGCAGTGGTCCCGCTCGGTCGGGCTCAGCCTGCCTCGTGGCGCCAGCGACGTCGTTGTCCACCGGGCCCGCCGGGTCAGCCCCGACTTCGACGCCCGCTTCTCGGCCCTCCAGCGGCGCTACATCTACCGCGTCGCCGACGCCGCCTCCCCCCGCGACCCGCGCCGCCGCGGCCACGTCCTGTGGCTGCCCGAGAGTCTGGACGTCGAGGCCATGGACGCCGCCTGCGCCCCCCTGCTGGGGGAGCACGACTTCCTGTCCTACTGCAAGCCCCGCCAGGGGGCCACCACCATCCGCACCCTGACCGCGCTGCGCTGGCGGCGGGCGCTCGAGGGTGGGCCCGACGGCGGGCTGGTCACCCTGGAGGTGGCCGCCGACGCCTTCTGCCACTCCATGGTGCGCTCGCTGGTGGGGGCGGGCCTGGCCGTGGGGCAGGGGCGCCGTCCGCCGTCCTGGCCGGCCGAGCTGCTGGCGGCGCGCTCGCGGCAGGCCTCCGCCCCGGTGGCCCCGCCGCACGGTCTGACCCTGGAGGCAGTGACCTACCCGCAGCCCGAGGAGCTGGCGGCCCAGGCGCAGCGGGCCCGGGTGGTGCGGCGCCTGGAGTGCTGAGGCGCCGCCGTCGCCGGGGTCGTGGGCAGAGCCGTCGGAAGACGACGACGGAGCACCGCTGCGGCCGCGACACGGCCGCGCCGACACGCCCGCCCTTCGGGACGGGGGCGCCCCGGCGGCGTGGTGGGACTCACGGCGCCTGATGGGGCCGATCCTTTGACCCCTCTTGGCGCCTGCCGGTAGGGTGCCACTGTCGTGCAGCACGTGAAAGCGTCCGCGGTGCCGTCCCACTCGCCCCGGTTCGCCTGTGCTCCGACCGCTCACCTGACCATGGTGGTCTCGCCGATCCGCGCAGCTTCACGCGATTCGGCGTGTCCACTCGCCAAGAGAAACGAAGGCAACGCCCGTGCGCACGTATACACCGAAGCCCGGCGACGTCGAGAAGAACTGGTACGTCATCGACGCCACCGACGTCGTCCTCGGCCGTCTCGCG belongs to Actinomyces capricornis and includes:
- a CDS encoding NAD(P)(+) transhydrogenase (Re/Si-specific) subunit beta, producing MPATLTALAGPAWAQAVPATSLPAAALPALPSPVALAYIAAAILFILAAAGLSRHETSAAGNIAGAVGMGVAVAAAIGMALTSDPGQGVVVTAVLIALALGLGAVIGMTLARRVAMTGMPQLIAVLNGLVGLAAVIVGLNSYASPEPAAEALGVFHLGEVYLGVLVGAVTFTGSILAALKLAGRVPGRPITLPGRNLLNLVALLVCLALLVAFLLLPEGSPAAWACLAAMTIIALLLGIHLVVAIGGGDMPVVVSIMNSYSGWASALTGFTINNDLLIITGALVGSSGAYLSYLMCQAMNRSFASVILGGFGTEGSSAPAGGQDGPIDEVDAASVAHLLQSARRVVITPGYGMAVAQAQYPVATLTEMLQAEGVEVTFGIHPVAGRLPGHMNVLLAEAKVPYDVVLEMDEVNDDFGEVDVVLIIGANDTVNPAAEEPDSPIAGMPVLRVWEARRVVVFKRSMAAGYAGVQNPLFFRENTSMLFGDAKETVEAIIRALE
- a CDS encoding Re/Si-specific NAD(P)(+) transhydrogenase subunit alpha, giving the protein MRIGVPCERPDRPLVSATPQTAERLSRLGHEVLVERGAGLRASAPDEAYEEAGARLAERAEVWGCDIVLSTGTPSAEELDLMSRGAMVVGRLDPARHPELLESLRERGLTGVALDAVPRISRAQAMDVLSSQANLAGYRAVIEAAAHFGRLFSGQVTAAGKFPPAQAYVIGAGVAGLSAIGTAHSLGAIVRGSDVRPEVADQVRSMGAQFVPLPGAQEVSTDGYAKELGSDQEAAARALYAQQAAQADIVITTASIPGRQAPLLLERAAIEAMRPGSVIVDMAAANGGNTELTVPGEVVRTPGGVTIVGLLDLAGRLPAQASQLYGQNIVNLLALMTPGKDGVLALDLDDEILRSVTVVHDGSVLWPPPPISVSAAPSAPTGPSPEELQQAREQEAAQQALSRRRRTAGLALVAALAAVLVLVTPAAAASHYVVLTLAVILGFHVISNVTPALHTPLMSVTNAISGIILVGAISQVGSANPLISAVSFVAIVLATVNVFGGFAVTHRMLTMFRKD
- a CDS encoding ROK family protein gives rise to the protein MTSPTTLSVDCGGGGIKASVLDSEGAIISRAVRTPTPYPLPPTTLVETIASLAEQLPAADRITVGMPGMLRHGVVVATPHYITRDGPRSKVLPELVEAWARFDMGRAVSQALGAPALVLNDAEVAGAGVVTGHGLEMIVTLGTGLGNAVFDNGVLAPHVEVSQGPVRWGLTYDDYIGEHERLRLGDAHWSRRVRRVVDALRPMYLWDRLYLGGGNSRRITANQLSKIGEDVVVVPNEAGMTGGARCWAMARP
- the truA gene encoding tRNA pseudouridine(38-40) synthase TruA, producing MAEADRAGRADDAGRADPADRAGRAVGAGRVDEEAGAGEAGGVAGGPEDDGAGSVAGGGAVRIRLDLAYDGGGFNGWAAQPGLRTVEGVLTNALTTVLRTPVRLTVAGRTDAGVHAAAQVAHLDVTAEAWRLLPGRSQRPPGEALVTRLAGVLARESQQWSRSVGLSLPRGASDVVVHRARRVSPDFDARFSALQRRYIYRVADAASPRDPRRRGHVLWLPESLDVEAMDAACAPLLGEHDFLSYCKPRQGATTIRTLTALRWRRALEGGPDGGLVTLEVAADAFCHSMVRSLVGAGLAVGQGRRPPSWPAELLAARSRQASAPVAPPHGLTLEAVTYPQPEELAAQAQRARVVRRLEC